The stretch of DNA CTGACCGAGTCAAACGAAAGGCTCAGGGCCGAAGTGACCGAACGAAAACGTGCGGAAGAGGAGATCAGGGCGCTCAGCACCTTCAGGGAGAGCGTCATCGAGAACACCACCATGCTGCTTACCGTCACCGATCTGGACGGGAACGTGACGGTGTGGAACCGTGCCGCCGAGGAGATCAGCGGTTATGGCAGGGACGATGTGGTGGGCGGCGATAGAGTCTGGAATCTCCTCGTGCCCGAAGATGAGAACGGCCAGCATATGATCTCGACGATACTGGCCGAACTCAAAACAGAGGGGCATGTCGAGAGTTTCGAGACGAGGATCCGTGCAAGAAACGGCGACGAGAAGATTCTCCAGTGGGGGGCGCGGATCCTGGAGGACGCCGCAGGCCAGCCCATCGGCGCGGTTCACATCGCACAGGACGTCACCATACGGCGGCGGATGGAGAGGACAATCAGGGAGAGCGAGGCACGCTACCGCGCCGTCGTCGAGGATCAGACCGAATGGATCTGCCGCTTCGGGCCAGATCTACAGTTGACCTTCAGGAACGCGGCGTTCTCCCGCTCGTTCGGTCTCAAAACATCCACTCGATCCCCGGGATCCTTCAGAGACATTCTGCCTGCCGGTTTTGACGACCTGCTCGCCTCTCTTGAGAGTAGTTCATTGCAAAGCGGACAGATTGTCAGGATTGAGGGGAAGGTAAGACGCGACGGCCAGAAAGAGCGCTGGCACCAGTGGAGTGTCCGCGCCATCCCCGCATCCGACGGGTCGATCGCCGAGTACCAGGCGATCGGGAGAGACGTCACCGAGGTGAAGATTGCTGAGGAAGAGTTTGTCCGAACAGAAAAACTCCTTTCTCTCTCAGATCTTGCCGGCGGGATCGCCCACGACTTCAACAACGCCTTAACCTCGATCATGGGCAACCTGAACCTGGCCAAGATGAAAGTCGCGCCTGATGATTTCATATACCGCCGTCTGAGCGAGGCCGAAACGGCCACGGCACGCGCCGGGGAGATCACGAAGCAGCTCTTCAGTTTCTCAGACCGCTCCACGCCTGAAAAAGAGACGGTCGATATGGCCGACCTCATCCATGAAGCGGTCTCCTACTCTCTGCGCGGCTCGAAGAGCAGGTGCAGACTCGATCTCGAAGCCGCGGCGATGCCGGTGCACGTCGACGCCGCCCAGGTGCTCCAGGTGCTCCAGGCCCTGATCGTCAACGCCGAACAGGCGATGCCCGGAGGGGGTGTGGTGACCGTCGCTGCCGCGCCTTTCGAGGTAGCAGGGGACGACCCCATTCCTCTGCCGGCAGGCACCTATGTGAGGGTCACCGTGCAGGACCATGGCACCGGCATCCGGCCCGAGCACCTGGGGCGGATCTTCGATCCCTACTTCACCACCAAGGAGCACGGCACAGGTCTCGGTCTCGCCGTGGCCCTGCCGATCATCAAGAACCATGGGGGCTGGCTCGACGTCGCCTCCACACCCGGGGAGGGTACGAACTTCTTCCTTTATCTGCCAGCATCGGCAAAAGATATAGATGTGAAGGCCAAGCCAGAGGCGGTCCCCTCGACCGGGATGGGATCGATTCTCCTGATGGATGACGAGGCAGGAATTCTTGACACAACGAGCGACATCCTCAGATATCTCGGCTATACCGTCACGACAGCACAGGACGGCGAGGAGGCCGTGAGACGCTTTGAAGAGGCACTGGAAGCAGGAACGCACTTTGACGGCGTGATTCTGGATCTCACGGTTCCGGGTAAAATGGGTGGTCTGGAGACGCTGGAACGCCTCAAAGAACGGGATTCCGGGATAAAAGTCGTGGTGTCAAGCGGCTACCTGAACGATCCGATCATCAGAAAACCTGAGAAATATGGGTTTGCCGCAAGCATCTGCAAGCCCTATATGGTCCATGAACTGGGCAGAGTGCTCCAGGAAGTACTCTCCATCTGAACTTTTTTCATCATCCTTATTGCGCCGGGGAGTACATGTGTCCTTGCGCGAATGACAGACGAACCATCAGATGATCCCCGGAAGGAGGCGTTTGCCCTCTATGAAGAGGGGCGGTACCAGGAGTCGATCGGCGTGTGCACCAGGACGCCAGGGGACGCCTCTCTTGCCGTCCTCGTCGCCAAAAACCTTGTTGCGCTCGGCGAATACGAAGAGGCAGAGGCACAGGTGCGAGATCTCCTGGTGAAAATGCCCGAGTCTTCCTATCTTCACAGCTTTCTCGGCGGGGTGCTCGCCGCCAGGGGTGCGGACGGCGCAATCGCAGAGTACGCAGAGGCAATCCAGCTCGATCCGGGAAACGAAGAGGCGCTTCGCGCCTACTCGGCCTATTTCACCGGCTCCGGCGATCACCGCTCAGCCATCCCCCTGCTCTCGGCGCTTGCCCGCCTCTCGGGAAAGCGCGAGGATGCCATAGCGCTGGTGCGCTGTCTGATCGAGGCGGGAGAAGGAGAAGAGGCGCTTGTCGCATATGAAGAACTTCTCGGGAGCACAGGGGCCGACGTGGATTATATCGACGCCCTGATGGTGGCCGGCCGCCACCGGGAAGCCGCAGCAGCATCGATCAACGCCTTCAGGGAGAGAAAGGACCCGACGTTTCTGCGCCAGTACCTTGCCGCCGTGGCCGCATTCGACAGGAAGGGCGCATTGAAACTCTTCCCCCACTTCTTAAAGGACTGCCCGGACGACGACCTCGCCTTCGACCATGTCCTCCTCTTAAAGTCGGAAGGACGCTGCAGGGAGGCACTGGAAGGGTGCGAGGAACTCATCGCCCGGAACCCCCACCCGATCTACCAACTTGTGGCCTGCGAACTCATCGCCGCCACCGGAAGTACCGACCTCGCCCGTCAGGGCTACGAAGGGCTGATCGGAGAGGAGATGCACCGTATGGACGATCCGGAAAGCCTGGGCATGGTTATCGAAGCATATGAGGGATTTTTGAGAAAGACATTAAACCCTACGACCGTCCCCCCGTGTTACCTGGCCACGGTCTCGTCTGACGCAAACGTGGTCAGCCTCATCAGGACAGGGCTGTTCTATGCCTCGTTCGGGCATACAACAGAGGCTGCGGAGTGGCTGTACCGCGCATACCGGATCGACTTCCTCAACGGCGGCATCGAATACGCCCGGTTCCTCGCCGGGCAGGGGGAGATGCGTGAGTGCGAGAAGGTGCTCATGCACATCCTCGCCAATATTAAACGGGACGCAGACCTGGTGAGGGTGGCCGAAGCGGTCATCGACGCCGGCACCGACTGGAAGGGTATGCGCCGGTTGATCGATGCCCTCATCGACCGCTTCTCCGCCGCCGTCAGATCGCTTGGCCCGGGCGGGATCGAGGTCTTTGCACGCATATATCTCCGCGCGGCAGAAGAGGCGTTTTCAGTCGGGGAGTATGCCAGATGCAAGGAATGCTCGCTCCGCGGCCTTGATATGGCGCGGAAGAACCCGGAAACATTCTTCGACCTGATCAGGCGCTGCAAGGAGGCGACCGTCGCCGAGAGGCCGGCCCTCCCTCTCCGAAACAGGAAGCCTTCCGGGCCTGTGGATGAGACAGCGCCCGATCTTGGACTGGACGAGCGAGAAGAGGCACTCGTCGCCTTTTTACGGCAGCACCGCGAGAGCAATGAGGAGGAGCTCCGCAAGGTGCTCGGCACGCGCCGCGTGAGCGGGGCGATTAACCGCCTGATCAGAAAAGCCTCCGACGCCGGCGTCACGCTCATCGAGAAGAGAGGGATGGGAGAGCACGGCGAGGTCTATATCTACTGCGGAAAGTGAAACGATGGACGGAAACAAAGCAGAAAGCATCGGGATCGTCAACGCCCTCAGAAGGGGAACCGTCCCGGCGTCCGGGCTTGAACGGCTCGCTGTCGGTCTTGCGGTGGAAGAGCGGGTGATCGGTGGGCAGCTTGACTATACAGCCTCCGGCGGGGCCGACGTAAAGTTCGTCCGCGGAGAATACGGGAGCGGAAAGACATTTCTGGTGGCGCGCGCCCTTGAGATCGCCCGGAGTAAGGGGTTTGCGACAGCCCATGTAATGATCTCCGGGGACACGCCCCTCCACAAACTCAGCGCCCTGTACTTCCGCATCCTCTCCTCCCTGCGGACGGCCGAGCACGAACACGCCCTCAAGGAGATCGTGGACAACTGGATCTTCTCCATCGAGGAGCGGATCATCGAGGTGGAAGGCGCTGCCGAGGAGGACGAGGCCCTCGAAGCAGGAACGGTGGAGCGGATCGAGGCCGCGCTCGCCGACATATCGACGGTGAACCCGGCCCTTGCTGCCGCATTGCGCGTCTATTATACGGCGAACAACGCCGGGGACTTTCCCCTCGCCCAGGCGGCGCTCGGCTGGCTCTCGGGCGAACCCCATATCGGCCGGGACTTCAGGCGGGCGGCCGGTGTGAAGGGGGAGGTGGACGACATATCGGCCTTTGTCTTCCTGCAGGGGATCGTGCGGATCGTCAGGGCGGCCGGATACGCCGGGATTGCCGTAGCCGTCGACGAGGTCGAGACCGTGCAGGCCCTGCCCTCGAACCTCCGCGAGAAGGGGTATAACAACCTCCGCCAGATCGTCGACGCCGTCGACCGCGGGGAGATGCCCCACTGTTACTTCCTCTTCACCGGTACGCCGGCTTTCTTCGAGGGCTCGAAGGGGATCAGGTCGCTCCCTCCGCTCTACGACCGCCTGCGGGTAGTCGGTACCGACGGCGTCGCAAACCCACTGCAGGCGCAGATCGTTCTGCGGCCCTTCGACATGGACAAACTGGAGGAAGCGGCACTGAACGTATCTGGCATCTACGCCGACGCCGCATCGCCGGTGGACCGGAGCCGGATCTCTCACCGGTTTATCAGGTCGATGATCGACCGGATCACCTCGCGCTTCGGCGGGCGTGTCGATGTGATCCCGAGAATCTTCCTGCGGGAGTTCGTGGACATCCTGGACAAGTGCGAACTCTATCCGGACTATGATCCGTCTTCGGCCTATGCCTTCGACGCCGGGAAGGTGAAGGGAGAACTGCGGGAGGAGGAAGAGGCATTCCTCGAGGTCGAGTTGTAAAGGGAGGGCGTTTATAGCCCGCGGTTCCCATCTCTTCTGATGACCGACGCCAGGAATAAACAGGTCTATCTTTCAGAGATCGCCGACGGGGACCGGGTCGACGATCTCTTCCTCGTCCTGAGACGAGAAGTGAAGCGGAAGAAAGACGGAAACCCCTATATTTTCGCCATCGTCGCCGACCGCTCCGGGACGGCGCCCTGCACTATCTGGGGAACAGCAACCTGCGGCGAAACGCTGCTTGAAACTTGCGCGGCCCTCGAAGTGGGCAGGGTGTTTCGCATATCAGGAAAGGTCTCCGCCTTTAATAGTTCCCTGCAGATCAGCGTGAATGAAGGCGTCGAGTACCTGGGGCAGCCGGTTCCGGAATCAACGATCGAACCGGCAGATTATGTCAGGATGAATACCGACATTGACACCCTGAAACGCGGGGTCCTGGACCTGATCGCAACGATTGCCAATCCCACCCTGAAAGATGTGGTGCTGGAGGCGATCTCGGGTGCAGATGGTTTTTTCGAGAAACCTGCAGCAAAAGGGCGGCATCATGAATACCCGGGCGGGCTTGCCGAGCACACCCTTGAAACGGCGAGGATTGCAGCGGCCGGATGCGACGCCATCGATGTCGGATCCAATCGGGACCTGATCATCGCCGGCGCGCTCCTCCACGACATCGGCAAGGCGTTTTCTTTCGAACGATCAGGCCTGTGCTTTGTTGCGCGGCCCGAGTATGATCTGGTCGGGCATGTCAGCCTCGGCGTCACCTACCTGGAGCGGTTCAGATCCCGCCTCCCATCCGACATCTTCTCCCACCTCACGCACATCGTCCAGTCGCACCACGGCCCCCACGGCGAGGTGGCCTGCCAGACGCCAGAGGCATGGACCGTCCACATCGCCGACTATGCCAGCGCCACCCTGCGGGAGGTGGCGGACGATCAGGCTGCCCTCGAGCCTGGGTCAGGGACGCGGACCGGCAGAAAGTGCGGCGGGCCGGTGTGGCGGTTTTGAGGGGTATTCCAGGATAGTCTCACGAAAAGACGCGAAGAGATGAAGATTTTTCAGGGCTGTGGCGTTCTCTCGTGTGCAGGGATGGGAATGCGGGAACGCCTCTGCCAGGTGGCCTGCTGCCCCGTCAGACTGCGATTGGGGGGGGGGATAGACAGACCACTCAGGCACGCCCGTCCATCATTTTTCATCGACAGGTATTCCGCCCTCCCCCTCCTCGCATATCCAGGGCAATCGCACGCGGGGGTCAGGGGCAATCACCCACGGTGCGAAGGTGGGGGAAGGCGAATGAATCACGCGTGCATCCGGAAAAGTGAAGATTTCTACAAAGCTGTTTTATTATTTTTTCGCGTCCTTCGCGTCTTCGCGTGAAGTTGTAAAAAATCCCCCACCCCCTGCCGGCCCCCCCAAGCCACCAGAAAAAAGTATTCAGTCTTTTTTCCGCCTGCGGATCCTGACCGACTCTGCATGGGCATGGAGCCCCTCGGCGGTGGCAAGCGTCTCGACGACCCCGCCAAGCCACTCAAGGCCCTCCCTGTCGATCATCTGGACCGAGGAGGTCTTGCAGAAGTGGTGGACGTCAAGACCCGAGAAGACCCGGGCGAAGCCTGCCGTGGGAAGGACGTGGTTGGTCCCCGAGGCGTAGTCGCCGAATGCGACGGCGGTATACGGCCCGACGAAGATCGATCCGGCGTTGTGGACGGCGTTGAGGGTCGAGAGCGGGTCGGCGACCTGGATGGAGAGGTGCTCAGGGGCGACGTAGTCCATGGCGGCGATCGCCTCGTCGAGATCGGCGGCGACGACATAGCCCGAGTTCCCGAGGGCGGCCTCGATGATCGAGCGGCGCGGGGCGTTCTTCATCTGGCGTTTGATCTCGGCGCCGACCTTTGCGGGCAGCGCCGCGTCGGTGGTGATGAGAACGCATCCCGCATGGGGGTCGTGCTCGGCCTGGGCAAGGACGTCAGCAGCGACGAATGCCGGATCTGCCGTGCTGTCGGCGAGAATGCCGATCTCCGAGGGGCCGGCTGGAAAGTCGATCTCGGCATGCTCCCGCAGCATCATCTTGGCGGCGGTGACGTAAACGTTGCCTGGTCCGACGATCTTCTGGACCGGATCGATGCTCTCGGTCCCGAGGGCCATCGCCGCGATCGCCTGGGCGCCGCCGACGCGGTAGCACTCGTCCACACCGGCGATGTCGAGAGCGACGAGGGTGAGGGGGTGGACCGGCGGCGGGGTGCAGACACAGATCTCAGGGACGCCAGCCACCTGCGCCGGAACGGTGGTCATCAGGGCCGTTGAGGGGTAGGCCGCCCGTCCACCCGGGACATAGGCGCCGATCCGGTCGAGCGGTGTGGTCTTGACGCCGACGATGACGCCGGGCTCCACCTCCTCAAGCCAGAGCGAACGGTTGCGCTGGAGCTCGTGGAACCTCCTGATATGCGCCTCGGCTTCGGCGAGGCTCTCGATCAGAGAGTCCTCAACCTCCTCGTACGCCCCCTCGAACTCTTCCGGGGTGACGGCGAGGTCTTCGAGAACGATCCGGTCGAATTCTTTCGTGAACCGGTAGAGCGCTTCGTCGCCATCTTTCCGCACACCCTCGACGATCGCAGCGACGGCCGCGCCCACGCCTGCAAGGTCTGAGCGCCGCCGCTCCTGCCATTCCTCAATATCCAGCGCCTTCCACATGGTGCAGATAGGTTGGTGGCGGCACCATTAAGACTTGCCATAGCCGGAGTTAACCAATATAATTTAACTCAAAACACGTATCAACAGTGTTATCTATCAATTCCTCCTAATAGCCATGGTATGAAACTGAGTAAAGCCGTTCTTATCACTGCGCTGCTCGTCTGCGCCGCGGTATTCCTGTGCGGGTGCACCACCACCCCAGGAGAAACGACACCGGCCACAACGCCGGCAACGACCGCCCCCGCCGCGATCAGCGGCGTTGTCACCGTCTTCAACGCGGGCAGCCTCACGGCGCCAT from Methanofollis liminatans DSM 4140 encodes:
- a CDS encoding tetratricopeptide repeat protein; this encodes MTDEPSDDPRKEAFALYEEGRYQESIGVCTRTPGDASLAVLVAKNLVALGEYEEAEAQVRDLLVKMPESSYLHSFLGGVLAARGADGAIAEYAEAIQLDPGNEEALRAYSAYFTGSGDHRSAIPLLSALARLSGKREDAIALVRCLIEAGEGEEALVAYEELLGSTGADVDYIDALMVAGRHREAAAASINAFRERKDPTFLRQYLAAVAAFDRKGALKLFPHFLKDCPDDDLAFDHVLLLKSEGRCREALEGCEELIARNPHPIYQLVACELIAATGSTDLARQGYEGLIGEEMHRMDDPESLGMVIEAYEGFLRKTLNPTTVPPCYLATVSSDANVVSLIRTGLFYASFGHTTEAAEWLYRAYRIDFLNGGIEYARFLAGQGEMRECEKVLMHILANIKRDADLVRVAEAVIDAGTDWKGMRRLIDALIDRFSAAVRSLGPGGIEVFARIYLRAAEEAFSVGEYARCKECSLRGLDMARKNPETFFDLIRRCKEATVAERPALPLRNRKPSGPVDETAPDLGLDEREEALVAFLRQHRESNEEELRKVLGTRRVSGAINRLIRKASDAGVTLIEKRGMGEHGEVYIYCGK
- the brxD gene encoding BREX system ATP-binding protein BrxD, with translation MDGNKAESIGIVNALRRGTVPASGLERLAVGLAVEERVIGGQLDYTASGGADVKFVRGEYGSGKTFLVARALEIARSKGFATAHVMISGDTPLHKLSALYFRILSSLRTAEHEHALKEIVDNWIFSIEERIIEVEGAAEEDEALEAGTVERIEAALADISTVNPALAAALRVYYTANNAGDFPLAQAALGWLSGEPHIGRDFRRAAGVKGEVDDISAFVFLQGIVRIVRAAGYAGIAVAVDEVETVQALPSNLREKGYNNLRQIVDAVDRGEMPHCYFLFTGTPAFFEGSKGIRSLPPLYDRLRVVGTDGVANPLQAQIVLRPFDMDKLEEAALNVSGIYADAASPVDRSRISHRFIRSMIDRITSRFGGRVDVIPRIFLREFVDILDKCELYPDYDPSSAYAFDAGKVKGELREEEEAFLEVEL
- a CDS encoding HD domain-containing protein gives rise to the protein MTDARNKQVYLSEIADGDRVDDLFLVLRREVKRKKDGNPYIFAIVADRSGTAPCTIWGTATCGETLLETCAALEVGRVFRISGKVSAFNSSLQISVNEGVEYLGQPVPESTIEPADYVRMNTDIDTLKRGVLDLIATIANPTLKDVVLEAISGADGFFEKPAAKGRHHEYPGGLAEHTLETARIAAAGCDAIDVGSNRDLIIAGALLHDIGKAFSFERSGLCFVARPEYDLVGHVSLGVTYLERFRSRLPSDIFSHLTHIVQSHHGPHGEVACQTPEAWTVHIADYASATLREVADDQAALEPGSGTRTGRKCGGPVWRF
- the hisD gene encoding histidinol dehydrogenase, whose translation is MWKALDIEEWQERRRSDLAGVGAAVAAIVEGVRKDGDEALYRFTKEFDRIVLEDLAVTPEEFEGAYEEVEDSLIESLAEAEAHIRRFHELQRNRSLWLEEVEPGVIVGVKTTPLDRIGAYVPGGRAAYPSTALMTTVPAQVAGVPEICVCTPPPVHPLTLVALDIAGVDECYRVGGAQAIAAMALGTESIDPVQKIVGPGNVYVTAAKMMLREHAEIDFPAGPSEIGILADSTADPAFVAADVLAQAEHDPHAGCVLITTDAALPAKVGAEIKRQMKNAPRRSIIEAALGNSGYVVAADLDEAIAAMDYVAPEHLSIQVADPLSTLNAVHNAGSIFVGPYTAVAFGDYASGTNHVLPTAGFARVFSGLDVHHFCKTSSVQMIDREGLEWLGGVVETLATAEGLHAHAESVRIRRRKKD